One Leptospira wolbachii serovar Codice str. CDC genomic region harbors:
- a CDS encoding SRPBCC family protein translates to MKRILLFSFGTSFLLIGLVVLFLAVGYFQDPKFHSETSEWLKAEPEDIWNYITDIQDLPNRRKEVVAIKILETKPDGTPTKWEETPDMGGYMIFELRESIPNKRWKIELTDASFKMRGSWTYTLERKIPGTVVTITEDSEITSIPVRGAYFLAGRDATLQKEMELIHNRFSGR, encoded by the coding sequence ATGAAACGAATTCTTCTTTTCTCTTTTGGAACCAGTTTTTTGCTCATTGGGCTCGTTGTTCTCTTTTTAGCCGTGGGTTACTTTCAAGATCCCAAATTCCACTCTGAAACCAGCGAATGGTTGAAGGCAGAACCAGAAGATATATGGAACTACATCACTGATATCCAAGACCTTCCCAATCGCCGAAAGGAAGTGGTGGCTATCAAAATTTTAGAAACCAAACCGGATGGAACACCGACGAAGTGGGAAGAAACACCCGATATGGGCGGGTATATGATCTTTGAACTTCGCGAGTCCATACCAAACAAACGTTGGAAAATTGAATTAACGGATGCAAGTTTTAAAATGAGAGGGTCTTGGACTTATACATTGGAAAGAAAGATTCCAGGAACGGTTGTGACGATCACTGAAGATTCCGAAATCACAAGCATTCCCGTAAGAGGAGCTTATTTCCTTGCCGGTCGTGATGCCACCCTCCAAAAAGAGATGGAGCTCATTCACAACCGGTTTAGCGGCCGTTAG
- a CDS encoding nuclear transport factor 2 family protein, with the protein MHANEQLIQKFYTAFQNKDGQTMVSCYHPDIEFQDPAFGSLKGKEAGAMWLMLIERSQNLTIRFSNIKADDAKGSADWEADYSFSKTGRTVHNKIHAKFTFSDGKIVSHKDHFFMWKWLGMAMGPVGYLLGWWPALGNKVKKEALTGLQLYMKRKRM; encoded by the coding sequence ATGCATGCAAACGAACAGTTGATCCAAAAGTTTTACACAGCCTTCCAAAACAAAGACGGACAAACCATGGTAAGTTGTTACCACCCCGATATCGAATTCCAAGACCCTGCTTTTGGTTCACTCAAAGGAAAAGAAGCAGGTGCAATGTGGCTTATGTTAATCGAACGAAGCCAAAATCTTACCATTCGTTTTTCTAATATCAAAGCAGACGATGCCAAAGGTTCTGCTGATTGGGAAGCAGACTATAGTTTTAGTAAAACAGGTAGAACGGTTCACAACAAAATTCACGCAAAATTTACCTTTTCTGATGGTAAGATAGTTTCGCATAAAGATCACTTTTTTATGTGGAAATGGTTGGGCATGGCAATGGGCCCAGTTGGTTATCTACTCGGTTGGTGGCCAGCTCTCGGAAACAAAGTAAAGAAAGAAGCATTGACTGGATTACAGTTATATATGAAAAGAAAACGAATGTAG